GGACGAACGTTATGCGCGCACCGACGAATACCTGAGCGTGGTGCGCCAGGAATGGACCAGTGAAAAGCCCTTCGACCATCACGGCACCTACTACCGGTACGAGGGCGCGTTTTCGACGGTGAAGTCGCCGCAGCAGCCACATATTCCGCTGTACTTTGGTGGGTCTTCGGCGGCGGCCATTGCGGTGGCCGGCAAGCATGCGGATGTGTATGCGCTGTGGGGTGAGACCTACGAGCAGGTGAAGGAAGTGGTCACGCAGGTGCGGGCTGAAGCGGCCAAGCATGGGCGTACGGTTCGCTTCAGTTTGTCGTTGCGGCCGATTTTGGCTGAGACCGAGGAGCTGGCGTGGGCGCGTGCTGACAGCATTCTGGAGCAGGCTACGGCGCTGGCTGAGAAGAATGGGTTTGTGCGGCGTGAACCGCCGAATGAAGGGTCGCGTCGGCTATTGGCGGCGGCGGCTCAGGGTTCGCGTTTGGATAAGCGGCTGTGGACCGGGATTGCCGGGCTGCTGGGCGCTCAGGGTAACTCCACGGCGTTGGTAGGCACTGCTGATCAGGTGGCTGAGGCGTTGCTCGACTATTACGACTTGGGCATTACGACCTTTTTGATTCGTGGGTTTGATCCGCTGAATGATGCGATCGACTATGGCAGGCGGCTGATTCCGCTGACTCGGCGATTGGTGGCGGAGCGGGAGGGTCAGGCGGCTGTGAAAGTGGCCTGATTGAGGGGTTGGGGGTTGGGGGTGGATGGTGTGTATATCCGTTATTTAGGTAACGGCTGCTTATGGTTCCGCTCTTACAGCGGGTCACTTTTGAAAAGCGCAAAAGTAACCAAAACGCTCTGCCCCGCCTGTCGGCACCTCGCCTAGGCTCGGTGTGCCCTCACTCCGGCATTGCTCCGCGGGCCGCCGCGACGGCCCGTCCCTGGCCCGTCGCGGCTAAACCGGCGTCCTGCCGGTTTACCCGCTCCTCAATCCCTGCGTTCGGCCTCGGGCTGAATGGGGCAGTCAGATCAAGATCAAAAGCAAGAGCACGGCGGCCTGAAAGCCGACCTGAGTGTTAAAAGCCAAGGCAAAAGCTGTAGGAGCTGGCTTGCCGGCGATGCAGGCAACTCGGTTTTTCAAACACCCCGCGGCGATGCCATCGCAGGCAAGCCAGCTCCTACATTTGAAGCGTACCCGCGTTAGCTTTTGATCTGGCTTTTAAACACTCAAGCCGGCCTGTAGGCCGCTGTGTTCTTGATCTGCTTGTGATCTTGATCTTAGGCGCCCCGTCAACCACGCTGGCCGAACGCAGGCTTTGGAGCGTGGGTAACCCGGCAGGACGCCGGGTTAGCCGTCCTGGGCCAGGGATGGCCCATGACGGCGGCCCACGGTCCAAAGCCGGAGTGAGGGCACACCGAGCCTAAGCGAGGTGCCGAGTGGTGGGGCAAGAGCGTTTTGCTTACTTTTGCGCTGTTCAAAAGTGAGCCGCCGTAAGGGCGGAACCCATAGCCGCCCTGACCGCAGCAACGGATATGTACTCGATCCCACAGCCTCAGAGCTTGTAATCAATATCCGTACGCTCCAACTGCCGAATCAACGCATTCCAGTGCCGCGCCACCCCCGGCCCATCACCGCTCTTGAACACCTCGGCCTGCTTCTCAACCTTGGCCACCACCTCGGCCGGCGGAAAGATCAATTCAGCATTCCCCCCCGCCTGCGCCGCAATCTGGATATTGCACGCCCGCTCCAACCCCTGCAGTTGCTGAAACGCATGCTCAACACTCACCCCCGCCGTCAGCAGCCCATGGTTACGCAGGATCATCACACTCTTGTCCCCCAGGTCTGCCACCAACCGCTCACGTTCATCCAGGTCCAGGGCCACGCCCTCATACCCGTGATACGCCACGCGCCCGGAAAACCCGATGGAATGCTGAGAGATAGGCAACAAACCATCCTTCTGCGCCGACACCGCAATACCGTCGCGAGTATGCGTATGCAGCACTGCCTGCAGGTCGTGGCGAGCCGCATGGATAGCGCTGTGGATCACGTAGCCCGCGTAGTTGATCCCCAGCCCGGTAGGGTCATCGACGATCGTACCGTCGATGTCCACCTTGACCAGGTTCGACGCGCTGATCTCATCAAACAACAACCCAAAGGCATTGATCAGGAAATGCTCCTCAGGCCCCGGCACACGGGCAGAGAAGTGCGTGTAGATGTGGTCAGTCCACTTGTACAGAGCGGCCAGCCGATAGGCCGCCGCCAGCTTGACGCGCACCTCCCACTCTTGCGCGGTGACCCGCTGGCGGACGTTGTTCGAGACACTGGAGATCGAGGTGACGCTGCTCATGGCAAAACTTCCTGGATGGCCTTAAGGACTTCCAGGCGAGCCTAGGGGATGACCAAAAATAATAAAAAGCACATTTTAATCTAAGCTAATTATTATTTTTTTTCATATCAAGCTGCGCGGCGGATCTTGTGCAACGACGCCGCCACCAGCTTGCCAAACACATCCACCGGCCCCTGCAAATTACCGAGGAAGTGCGGGTAGATCAGCCACAGGTCCATCACCGGTTTGAAATCCTTCAACGGCATGGCCGCCAATTGATCGCGATGCACGCTGCGCTCCAGCAACGGGCGCGGCACCAGGCCAAGGCCCAGGCCGTCCGCCACCAGGCCCAGTTGCAGTTCGGTGCCGAAGGTCTCCAGGTTGACCCGCAACGCCAGCCCCTGGTCCGACAAGGTGCGTTGCAACCCGGCGCGAAAACCACAGCCATCCGGGTTCAGGATCCAACCGTTCTGGTACACGTGCGCCAGCTTGCAGGGCTTTTTCGGCAGTTGGGCCTTGGCACACACCACTACCAGTTCCATCTTGCCAATGGACTCGCCGACGATGTTGTCCGGGAAGATCTTGCCCGCCGGGAACAACGCCGCCGCTGCGTCCAATTCGCCGCGCTCGATCTTGCCCACCAGTTGGCTGCCCCAGCCGGTAGTCACCTGGGCACGCAGCTCGGGGTATTCAGTGCGCAGGTGCTTGAGCGCATCGAGCAGCACCACGTCACCGATGGTTTGCGGCACGCCCAGGCGCAGCAGACCGGTGGGCGGTGCGTCGGTGGCAACCAGTTCGCGCAGGGCGTCCATTTCCCGAAGGATCGAACGGCACTGTTCATACACCCGCGTACCGATCAAAGTAGGCTTGAGCGGCTTGGTGTTGCGGTCGAACAACTCCACCCCCAACGCCTGCTCGAAGTTCTGCACACGGCGAGTGATGGCCGGCTGGGTCAGTTGCAACGACTCGGCGGCATGGCTGATGGACTGGCAACGAATCACTTCGACAAAGGCATCGATATCGTCAATTTTCATTTGGGCCGCACATAGAGAACAGTCATTAAGATGTGTGAAAAGCATAGTTCCATTCCCCCTGGCTGGATAGCCCAGGGGCCGATAGATAACGTCTAACGCTATTCAAACCGGTTCTAAATTACTTTCGGCTATAACCTAATCATTAAAAAATAGCATATTAACTATAAACATTATGCTTAGATAAACCCATCACCACGAACCACCCACGATGGAATTGTCATGACCCAGGCCCGACACCCGGAGAGACTCAGAGCATTCATTGGCGCCCTGGCGGAATTGATCGACGGCAACCCTCGCGAAGGCGACCTGCTGCACCGCGGCGGCAAGCTGCTGGCGCAACTGGTGAGCCATGACGACTGGCTGCCAGACGAATTTGCCCAACCCAACCCCGAGCGTTACCAGCAGTTCCTGCTGCACGCCGATTCGCGCCAGCGTTTCAGTATCGTCAGCTTTGTGTGGGGGCCAGGGCAAACCACACCGATCCATGACCACCGGGTGTGGGGGCTGATTGGTATGCTGCGTGGCTCCGAATATTCACAGGGCTTTGAGCGTAACGCCGAGGGCGCATTGATCGCCGACGGCAAGCGCATCCAGCTGGAACCCGGGCAGGTGGAAGCCGTGTCGCCGAAAATCGGTGACATCCACCAAGTCAGCAATGCCTTCAGCGACCAGGTGTCGATCAGCATTCATGTGTACGGCGCCAACATCGGTGCCGTGCGCCGCGCCGTGTACCAGCCGGACGGCAGCGAGAAACTGTTTATCTCCGGTTATTCCAACGCCTTTCTCCCGAACATCTGGGATTTGTCCAAAGACGCCCTGTCCAAAGAGAGCCCTGCACTATGACTGCATCGAATCGCACCTTCGCCCGGATTCGCCAGGCCCTGCTGGACCATGAAGAAGTCGCCCTTGTAGATGTGCGCGAGGAAGCGCCTTTCGCCGAATCCCACCCCCTGTTCGCCGTAAATATCCCACTGTCGAAACTGGAGCTGGAGGTGTACTCGCGCATCCCGCGCCGGGATACCCACATCACCGTCTACGACAACGGCGAAGGCCTGGCGCAGATTGCCGCCCAGCGCTTGCAGGCCCTCGGGTATACCGAGGTCAGCCTGCTGGAAGGCGGCCTGGACGGTTGGCGCAGCGCCGGTGGCGAGCTGTTCATCGACGTCAACGTGCCGAGCAAATCCTTTGGCGAACTGGTGGAAAGCCAGCGTCACACACCGTCCCTGGCGGCTGAAGAAGTGCAGGCCTTGCTCGACAGCAACGCCGACGTGGTGGTGCTCGACGCCCGCCGCTTTGATGAATACCAGACCATGAGCATTCCCACCGGCATCAGCGTGCCCGGGGCCGAGCTGGTGTTGCGCGCCCGTGAATTGGCGCCCGACCCTGCCACCCGCATCATCGTCAATTGCGCCGGGCGTACCCGCAGCATCATCGGCACCCAGTCGCTGATCAACGCCGGCATCGCCAACCCGGTGTCGGCCCTGCGCAACGGCACCATCGGCTGGACCCTAGCCGGGCAGAAGCTGCAACACGGCCAGGCCCGACGCTTTGCGCCGACCTCGGAAGAACACCGCCAGGTCGCCGCCAAGGACGCCCGCCAAGTCGCCGACAAGGCCCGCGTAGGCCGCGCCACCCTCGCCGACCTGCAACGCTGGCAGCAGGAAGCGACACGCACCACTTACCTGTTCGACGTACGCACCCCGGAAGAATTCGAGGCCGGCCACCTGCCCGGCTCGCGCTCCACACCGGGCGGCCAACTGGTGCAGGAAACCGATCACGTCGCCAGCGTACGTGGCGCCCGCCTGGTGCTGGCGGATGACGATGGTGTGCGGGCCAATATGTCTGCGTCCTGGCTCGCACAGCTGGGTTGGGAAGTGCATGTGCTGGATGGCCTGCAACCTGCGCATTTCAGCGAAACGGGCAACTGGGTCGCTCCCGTTCCGGCGCCGCAGCAGGCCGAGTTGATCAGCCCGCACACCCTCGCCGAATGGCAGGCTCATGGCGACACCGCGATACTCGATTTCACCGCCAGCGCCAACTACGTCAAGCGCCACATTCCCGGTGCATGGTGGGCATTGCGCGCACAACTGCCCGAGGCCTTGCGCAAGGTGCCTGCTGCCGAACGCTACGTGTTGACCTGCGGCAGCAGCCAACTGGCGCGCCTGGCAGTGGCTGAAGTCGAAGCGCTGACCGGCAAGCCCGTGTTCCTGCTGCAAGACGGCACCGCCAGCTGGATCGCCGCGCAACTGCCGCTCGAGGAAGGCGAGACCCGCCTCGCGTCGCCACGCATCGACCGCTACCGCCGCCCGTACGAAGGCACCGACAACCCGAAGGAAGCCATGCAGGCCTACCTGGACTGGGAGTTCGGCCTGGTGGACCAGTTGGCCCGCGACGGCACCCATGGATTTTATGTGATCTGAACACCATCAGGGGCGAGCCCGCTCGCTCCTCTTCCCACTACCGGCCGACCCCTTCTCCAGGCGGAGGCGACTGAACGCAAGACCTGGCCTGGAGCCCGCCTGATGCGCTTTACCCTTGCCCTTTTATTGGCCGCTCTCACCCTGGGTGCTACCTGCCAGGCCGCCGACCTGCAACCTCTGCGGGTGGCCAACCAGAAATCCACCATCAAGGCACTGCTGGAAGTCGCCGGCGAAACCCGGGATGTGCCCTACGACATCCAGTGGTCCGAGTTCCCCGCCGCCGCGCCGCTGGGCGAAGCCCTCAACGCCGGCGCCGTGGACATCGGTGCCCTGGGGGATGCGCCCTACGTGTTCGCCCTTGGCGCCGGAGCACCGCTGAAGGTGGTGAGCATCATCCACGCCGAAGGCCGCAACACCACCGCGCTGATTGTTCCGAAAGACTCCCCGATCCACGATCTCGCCGACCTCAAGGGCAAGCGTATCGTCACCACGCGTGGCTCCATCGGGCACTTCCTGGCGATCAAGGCGCTGCGCAGTGCCGGCCTTTCGACCCACGACGTGCAGTTCATCTTCCTGCTGCCCAGCGAGTCACGGCTGGTGCTGGATAACGGCACCGTCGATGCCTGGTCGACCTGGGACCCGTACACCACCGTGGTCACCAGCCAGAGCCAGGCAAGGATCCTCGCCAGCGGCAATAACCTGTTGAGCAATCACCTGTACCTCGCCGCCACCAGCAAGGCGATCGCCGACAAGCGCGTGCAGCTGGACGACTTTGTGGCCCGGGTCGACCGCGCCTACCGCTGGAGCAACGAGCACCCCAAAGAGTACGCCGCCGCCATGGCCAAAATCACCGGCCTGCCGCTGGAGGTGCATATCGCCGTGGCCAACGACACCCATATGCAGCCGGTCGCCATTGACGACTCGGTGATCAGCGGCCTGCAAACCACCGCCGACACCTACCAGCAAGAAGGCCTGCTGACCAAACACATCGACGTCTCCCAAGGCTTCGACCAAAGCTTCAACGCCAAGCGTGCCCCGCTTACCCAGGCTTCGCGCTGAAAGGAGAGAGAACATGAGCAAACGCCGACGGAAACTCGGTGCCACGGTGCACGGCGTCGGTCACGGCTGGGGCGAATGGCGCCACCCGCAGGCGCGACCCTGGTTCGAAGCGGGCGCTACAACCTCTGACACCCCCGCTATCTCAAGGAGCGAATCATCGCTTTTACCCGCAGGGAACTGATTTCCCGTGTTGCCGCCGTGGGCGGTTATTCCGCCGCGGTCACTGGACGCGGCGACGGGGCATCAGGGACTTCGACGACGAGCAGCTTTTCAACGCCGGCCCCGCGCGCATTCTCAGCCACCACCAAAAATGCTGTTAATCCCTGCACCGCAAAAACCTGTTTGGCAGGGGTACCTCTGTTGAGGTGCTTTGTGTGGTGAGGGGGCTTGTCCCCCTTACCGCAGGACAAGCATCTAGCAACCGCCGGCCAGGCGTTCACGCAGGAATTCGATCAACGCCTGCACCGGGCGCGAGCTTTGGCGATGCTGGGGGTACACCGCCGAGAGCGTCAGGGGCTCGGGGGCGAAGTCTTGCAGCAGCGTCACCAGTCGGCCGTTTTGCAGGGCCTCGAGGACGATAAAGTTCGGCAGGTAGCTGATGCCCAATCCAGCCACGGCAGCGTCGCGCAGCAACTCACCATTGTTGACACGCATGCGCCCGCTGACGCTGCGGGTGTGGGGTTTGCCGTCAACCTTGAAGTGCCATTGCACCTGGCGCCCGTGCCCATAGGGCAGGCAGGCGTGCTCGGCCAATTCGTCCGGCGTCTGCGGCGTACCGTGTTCGGCCAGGTAATCCGGGCTGGCGCAGTACACCCGCTGGATGCTGGCGATGCGGCGAGCGATCAGGGTCGAGTCTTCGAGGGTGCCGATGCGCAGCACCAGGTCGTAACCTTCGCTGATCAGGTCTACCGGACGGTCGCTGAGGTCCACTTCC
This genomic window from Pseudomonas sp. Bout1 contains:
- a CDS encoding LLM class flavin-dependent oxidoreductase, translated to MSIEFIGYIGGHHASEIHPRSGPTLQPDYVETVARAHEESGFDRALVAFHSNSPDSTLIAAHAASVTKKLQFLIAHRPGFVQPTLAARQFATLDVFNGGRTAVHIITGGDDRELRADGSHIDKDERYARTDEYLSVVRQEWTSEKPFDHHGTYYRYEGAFSTVKSPQQPHIPLYFGGSSAAAIAVAGKHADVYALWGETYEQVKEVVTQVRAEAAKHGRTVRFSLSLRPILAETEELAWARADSILEQATALAEKNGFVRREPPNEGSRRLLAAAAQGSRLDKRLWTGIAGLLGAQGNSTALVGTADQVAEALLDYYDLGITTFLIRGFDPLNDAIDYGRRLIPLTRRLVAEREGQAAVKVA
- a CDS encoding class II aldolase/adducin family protein produces the protein MSSVTSISSVSNNVRQRVTAQEWEVRVKLAAAYRLAALYKWTDHIYTHFSARVPGPEEHFLINAFGLLFDEISASNLVKVDIDGTIVDDPTGLGINYAGYVIHSAIHAARHDLQAVLHTHTRDGIAVSAQKDGLLPISQHSIGFSGRVAYHGYEGVALDLDERERLVADLGDKSVMILRNHGLLTAGVSVEHAFQQLQGLERACNIQIAAQAGGNAELIFPPAEVVAKVEKQAEVFKSGDGPGVARHWNALIRQLERTDIDYKL
- a CDS encoding LysR family transcriptional regulator, whose amino-acid sequence is MKIDDIDAFVEVIRCQSISHAAESLQLTQPAITRRVQNFEQALGVELFDRNTKPLKPTLIGTRVYEQCRSILREMDALRELVATDAPPTGLLRLGVPQTIGDVVLLDALKHLRTEYPELRAQVTTGWGSQLVGKIERGELDAAAALFPAGKIFPDNIVGESIGKMELVVVCAKAQLPKKPCKLAHVYQNGWILNPDGCGFRAGLQRTLSDQGLALRVNLETFGTELQLGLVADGLGLGLVPRPLLERSVHRDQLAAMPLKDFKPVMDLWLIYPHFLGNLQGPVDVFGKLVAASLHKIRRAA
- a CDS encoding cysteine dioxygenase → MTQARHPERLRAFIGALAELIDGNPREGDLLHRGGKLLAQLVSHDDWLPDEFAQPNPERYQQFLLHADSRQRFSIVSFVWGPGQTTPIHDHRVWGLIGMLRGSEYSQGFERNAEGALIADGKRIQLEPGQVEAVSPKIGDIHQVSNAFSDQVSISIHVYGANIGAVRRAVYQPDGSEKLFISGYSNAFLPNIWDLSKDALSKESPAL
- a CDS encoding rhodanese-related sulfurtransferase produces the protein MTASNRTFARIRQALLDHEEVALVDVREEAPFAESHPLFAVNIPLSKLELEVYSRIPRRDTHITVYDNGEGLAQIAAQRLQALGYTEVSLLEGGLDGWRSAGGELFIDVNVPSKSFGELVESQRHTPSLAAEEVQALLDSNADVVVLDARRFDEYQTMSIPTGISVPGAELVLRARELAPDPATRIIVNCAGRTRSIIGTQSLINAGIANPVSALRNGTIGWTLAGQKLQHGQARRFAPTSEEHRQVAAKDARQVADKARVGRATLADLQRWQQEATRTTYLFDVRTPEEFEAGHLPGSRSTPGGQLVQETDHVASVRGARLVLADDDGVRANMSASWLAQLGWEVHVLDGLQPAHFSETGNWVAPVPAPQQAELISPHTLAEWQAHGDTAILDFTASANYVKRHIPGAWWALRAQLPEALRKVPAAERYVLTCGSSQLARLAVAEVEALTGKPVFLLQDGTASWIAAQLPLEEGETRLASPRIDRYRRPYEGTDNPKEAMQAYLDWEFGLVDQLARDGTHGFYVI
- a CDS encoding ABC transporter substrate-binding protein is translated as MRFTLALLLAALTLGATCQAADLQPLRVANQKSTIKALLEVAGETRDVPYDIQWSEFPAAAPLGEALNAGAVDIGALGDAPYVFALGAGAPLKVVSIIHAEGRNTTALIVPKDSPIHDLADLKGKRIVTTRGSIGHFLAIKALRSAGLSTHDVQFIFLLPSESRLVLDNGTVDAWSTWDPYTTVVTSQSQARILASGNNLLSNHLYLAATSKAIADKRVQLDDFVARVDRAYRWSNEHPKEYAAAMAKITGLPLEVHIAVANDTHMQPVAIDDSVISGLQTTADTYQQEGLLTKHIDVSQGFDQSFNAKRAPLTQASR
- a CDS encoding LysR family transcriptional regulator, with the translated sequence MNPFEDMRLFCQVMESGSFTAAAEHLGLSKQFVSRRLIQLEERLGVRLLNRSTRRLDVTPLGQSYYESALRLLSEVEQVEQGIAGQNTEPRGTIRLSAPLSFAMAHLGSLLPQFLQRHPHVSVEVDLSDRPVDLISEGYDLVLRIGTLEDSTLIARRIASIQRVYCASPDYLAEHGTPQTPDELAEHACLPYGHGRQVQWHFKVDGKPHTRSVSGRMRVNNGELLRDAAVAGLGISYLPNFIVLEALQNGRLVTLLQDFAPEPLTLSAVYPQHRQSSRPVQALIEFLRERLAGGC